The proteins below are encoded in one region of Aquisphaera giovannonii:
- a CDS encoding ABC transporter permease, with protein sequence MSLQRIVAVIMRHLYLMPRTLERWSESIYWPVLDLVLWGLTSRWAESAGPDVPHLALMLLTGVVFWQVVWRANYEISVNILEELLNQNMVNLFATPLTVWEWSVALVVLGLIKNLITLAVGAGAVWVLYRLSIFDVGWLMLPFLSSLLVSGWFMGFAASAVIIYYGRRVQSIAWMAGFALAPFSAVYYPVDMLPTWVRPVSYALPMTYIFEGMRKVLRGEPMPMADLAISFGLNALYLALSILFFARMFERSRSRGLGRLE encoded by the coding sequence ATGAGCCTGCAGCGGATCGTGGCCGTCATCATGCGGCACCTGTACCTGATGCCCCGGACCCTGGAGCGGTGGTCGGAGTCGATCTACTGGCCGGTGCTGGACCTGGTGCTCTGGGGGCTGACCAGCCGCTGGGCGGAGTCGGCCGGGCCGGACGTGCCGCACCTGGCGCTCATGCTGCTGACCGGCGTGGTCTTCTGGCAGGTCGTCTGGCGGGCGAATTACGAGATCTCGGTGAACATCCTGGAGGAGCTCTTGAATCAGAACATGGTCAACCTCTTCGCCACGCCGCTGACCGTCTGGGAGTGGTCGGTGGCGCTGGTGGTCCTGGGGCTGATCAAGAACCTGATCACGCTGGCGGTCGGGGCGGGGGCCGTGTGGGTGCTCTACCGGCTGAGCATCTTCGACGTCGGCTGGCTGATGCTGCCGTTCCTGTCCTCGCTTTTGGTCTCGGGCTGGTTCATGGGCTTCGCGGCCTCGGCCGTGATCATCTACTACGGCCGCCGCGTGCAGAGCATCGCCTGGATGGCCGGCTTCGCCCTGGCCCCCTTCAGCGCCGTGTATTACCCGGTGGATATGCTGCCGACCTGGGTGCGGCCGGTCTCGTACGCGCTGCCGATGACCTACATCTTCGAGGGCATGCGCAAGGTCCTCCGCGGCGAACCCATGCCGATGGCCGACCTCGCCATCAGCTTCGGGCTGAACGCCCTGTACCTCGCCCTGTCGATCCTCTTCTTCGCCCGGATGTTCGAGCGCAGCCGCAGCCGAGGGCTGGGCCGGCTGGAGTGA
- a CDS encoding ABC transporter ATP-binding protein encodes MHERSGPAVLEVSDLTKVYGGRPPMKAVDGLSFDLRQGEALGLLGPNGAGKTTTIQMLLSTLTPTSGEIAYFGRSLRGHRDFILSRVGYASAYAKLPTHLTILENLDVFGRLSDMGRADRAARSRELLTRFGVWELRDRIMTGLSAGQTTRVMLAKAFLARPRVVLLDEPTASLDPDIAHEVRTFVTERRDREGVSLLYTSHDMDEVAMICDRVLFLDRGRLAAIGPPAELAASAAATKVRLRAADAASAAIIREEARAGGLSARPIEPHADAPDEVEIEMDEPRVAPFLAALARRDASYSEIHLDKPTLEDYFLKIARRSGTDRLTTEAQRTQRRGEEKTETQ; translated from the coding sequence ATGCACGAGCGGAGCGGGCCGGCGGTCCTGGAGGTCTCCGACCTGACCAAGGTCTACGGCGGCCGGCCGCCGATGAAGGCCGTGGACGGGCTCTCGTTCGACCTCCGCCAGGGGGAGGCCCTCGGCCTGCTCGGGCCCAACGGCGCGGGGAAGACCACGACCATCCAGATGCTCCTCTCCACGCTCACCCCCACGAGCGGCGAGATCGCCTACTTCGGCCGGTCGCTGCGGGGGCATCGGGACTTCATCCTGTCCCGGGTGGGCTACGCGAGCGCCTATGCGAAGCTCCCCACCCACCTGACCATCCTGGAGAACCTCGACGTCTTCGGACGGCTCTCCGACATGGGCCGCGCGGACCGGGCGGCCAGGAGCCGGGAGCTGCTGACGCGGTTCGGCGTCTGGGAGCTCCGCGACCGGATCATGACGGGGCTCTCCGCCGGGCAGACGACGCGCGTGATGCTGGCCAAGGCCTTCCTGGCGAGGCCCCGCGTCGTGCTGCTGGACGAGCCGACCGCCTCGCTGGACCCGGACATCGCGCACGAGGTCCGCACCTTCGTCACGGAGCGTCGCGACCGCGAGGGGGTGTCGCTGCTGTACACCTCGCACGACATGGACGAGGTGGCGATGATCTGCGACCGGGTGCTGTTCCTGGACCGGGGCAGGCTCGCGGCGATCGGCCCGCCGGCCGAGCTGGCCGCCTCCGCCGCCGCCACGAAGGTCCGCCTCCGCGCCGCCGACGCCGCGTCCGCGGCGATCATCCGGGAAGAGGCCCGCGCCGGCGGCCTCTCCGCCCGCCCGATCGAGCCGCACGCCGACGCCCCGGACGAGGTCGAGATCGAGATGGACGAGCCGCGCGTCGCCCCCTTCCTCGCCGCCCTCGCCCGCCGCGACGCCTCGTACTCGGAGATCCACCTGGACAAGCCCACGCTGGAGGACTACTTCCTCAAGATCGCCCGCCGGTCAGGGACGGATCGACTAACCACAGAGGCACAGAGGACACAGAGAAGAGGGGAAGAGAAAACAGAAACCCAATAA